In the bacterium genome, TTCAGAGGCGGGTTCTATTCTACCTCAAATTCACAGTAGTCGCTTGTTTCTCTATACTCCCGACAGCACTATCTTACTAAAAGTGCCACGGCCTGAGCCTCGATGGCCATACTTTTGCCAACATCGCCTAAGCTCTCCGAGGTTTTGGCTTTGATATTAATGTGCTCGACCTGCACGCGCAAAACACTCGCAATTTTCTCGCGCATAGCAGGGATGAACTCTGCAAGTTTCGGGCGCTCGAGAATTATAGTAGCATCGATATTATTGATACGCCAAAGGTGTTTTTTTACTTGATCGGCGGTTTCTGCGAGGAGAACGATGCTGGATATTCCCACAAGGGATTTGTCGGAATCCGGGAAATGACCACCGATATCTCCTAACGCAGCAGCACCGAAGAGCGCATCGATAATAGCGTGGCAAAGCGCATCGCCGTCAGAATGGGCGACGCTGCCCTTTTCAAAAGGTATCTCCACTCCACCAAGCACAAGCTTATTCCCAAAAGCGAGTTTGTGAATATCGTATCCTTGTCCAATTCGATAATCCATGATTATAAGATAATCCCGAGTTGCATAAAAATCAAGTAAAAGCCTATTTCAGTGGATTAACATTGGCGTGGGCGAACCACTTCCAACCATTATCGGTTTTCACGAAAACGGTCATACGCATCGACTCATTCTTGGGAACGCGCTTGGTGTTTATAATCTCGGATACTGTTACATTGTATGTAACAAGTATTGTAGGACCGTTATTTGTAACCAAGAAATCGCCCAGCTGATATTCGGATAAATCGAGGCCTTTAATGAGGGAAAGCTCTTCCTTTATATTGCGCGTGCCATCCTTATGAACTGACTGAAAACCTTCAGCCATCATCTTTTCGGCAGTTTCGACGTCGCCTTTTGCCAAAACCTCCCAAAGATTTACTACAAGCTTCTCTCCAAGTGATTCGAGTTCGATATTAGTCTTTGGTTTGTCGGCATTGCTGGCAAAAGCCACAAAAACGATTATCAATCCAAGCATTGCTATGCTCTTTTTCATGTTTGTTCCTTTCTAAGGTGGAAATTATTTTAAAGAATAGTCTTCGAAGGCTTTATACGAGATAGGCACAACCTGTTCAACAATACTGGCTATGATTTTGGCATATTGGCGAATCTCCCACTGCGCATGAATATCTAAGCGGAGCTTGAGGAAATGGAAGAGGTTATGTAGGTCCATTTGCCAATACCATTCTGTGTATGTATTCAGTGGAAGGACAATACGCGCAATCTCGCGCGAGACGCCGTCCTCTAGTAGCTTAGTGTATGTGTTGAATGCCCTTTTGCAGGCTTCATCGATGGTTTTTACCGTTTGTGTCTGTATTTCTGGTGGAAGTTGTTCTCCGCTGCCCTGTCTGTTGATATTGTCTTGTTCGCAAATGCGTGAGGTATCAGGAATGTAGTAATCCTCAGGGAGGACGCTGTATCTACCGGAAACCTCATTCAAGCGTGCGGTGCGATGGCGTATCCACTGACGTGCAACAAAAATGGGCAATTTTATATGGAAAGTGAAGGTTACTTGTTCAAATGGTGAAGTGTGTTGGTTTTCGTAAAGGTATCGTATAAGCTGAGTGTCGCGTCTGAGGGTGGTTGTGCCCTTGCCATAGGAAACCCTTGCCGCCTGAACGATGCGATCGTCATCACCGAGATAATCCACTAGACGGATAAATCCCTTATCGAGCACCTTGATTTTTTCATCTATAAGTTCTGATTTTTTTTTCTGCGCCATTCTCATTTCCTTTCCTACGCATTTAATCATATTTAAAACTATGAATTATTTTCTAAGCCTCTTGCGATTAGTTTTTTCTCATCGAACATCATAGTTTGATACGATAAAATATAATAATTGATATTTTTTTCACAAGGGACTTGTTTCGCAATATATTTCGAGTTATTATAAAAGCTGAGTTTTTTCATTCTTCAAAAGGAGAGTAATGGCCTTTAAAATTACCGTAGTCCTCGCTTATATTGCCATGATAGTGGCTATTGGCATAATAGGATTGAAAAAGACGCGCTCGTTCACCGACTTTTTTCTCGGAGGAAGGGATGTTGGGCCGTGGCTGACAGCATTTACTTACGGGACGGCATATTTTTCAGCAGTTTTGTTTATTGGCTTTGCCGGTAAGATAGGGTGGGCATTTGGTCTATCAGCTATTTGGGTTGCTATCGGCAACACCCTTATTGGCACTTTGGGTGTGTGGTTAATTCTTGGCAAACGAATTAAGCAAGAGACAGTTTCTCGTGGTGTTCATACGATGCCGGAATATCTTGATTCACGCTATAATAGTAAGTTCCTTAAATATTATTCGGCTGTCGCTATTTTTGTTTTTCTCATTCCATATACAGCTGCTGTTTTTATGGGATTAAGCTATCTTTTTGAAGCTAATTTCGGGCTACCATACTGGGCAGTATTGGTATTTATGGGTTTGTTCACTGCGGTGTATCTTGTTTTGGGAGGCTATAAATCCATGACGATGGTGGACTTCATATTTGGAATGATTATGATCATAGGTGTCGGTGTCTTGTTAGCTAGTTGCATTATAAAGGGCAACGGTATTAGTGGAATTGTATCGCAACTCAGGGCAATCGATCCACGTCTCGTCGAGTCTGTGGGTCCCCCGGGGATCTGGCCATTATTCTCGATTATTTTTCTTACCAGTGTTGCCCCATTCGCGATGCCTCAACTCATTCAAAAATTCTACGCCATTCGTGATGACCGCTCTGTGAAGATAGGAACCATTGTCTCGACCGTTTTCGCTCTTATTGTAACTGGCACTGCATATTTCACTGGCTCGCTTACTCGTATTTTTCTCAGTCCAGCGCAGAATCCATCGGCGTTTACAGCGAATGGCAGCCCAAATTTCGACTCACTTATGCCGGAGTTATTGACCTATGCGATACCGAATTCGTTATCGGTAATTATCCTCCTTCTTATGCTTTCGGCTTCGATGTCAACGCTTGCAGCATTAGTGCTTATTTCGAGTTCGACTATAGTAAAGGATCTTTATGGTGGACTGGCTCACGAGCGCACTACTGACCGGCGCTCGATATTTCGTTTTCTAAGTGCAGGGAAACGAGCATCTGATAAACGTCTAATAATTCTAATGCGTATTATGACCGGTGTTTTCGTTTTATTATCAGTAATACTCGCGTTTTTAAGGCCTTCGGTTATTGTTACTATTCTTTCGATTTCTTGGGGGGCTGTCGCTTCAGTTTTCCTTGGGCCGTTCATATGGGGTTTACTTACCAAACGTGCAGGAAAAGCTGGCGCGATTATATCCAGCATTTGCGGTTTAGGAACCTGCTTAACCCTGTTCTTTGTATGGGGTGGGCCGAGGGCATCTGAAGCCGGTGCGATAGGAATGATGGTATCTCTCGGTCTCGGGCTTCTTTTAGTGCCATTTGCAAAAAAGGAAAAGGCATAGAATAGAGAAAGTAGAATATATGTTGATGTAAAAAGTTCTATTCTATCGCTTGTTTTCTTTTTGTGTTTTTCGGCGCTGTCATGATTTTTGCTATTGCGATATATCGATATAACCGTTTTTTATTGTGCGCAAAAATCTCTGCCGAACCACTATTTTATCAATAAATTTGCATTTCTGTCAATTTTATTGACATCACCGGTCCCTGCGCCAGCGCTTTTTTACTTGTTTAATTCAGCGGAATATATGATTTTTAATTGGGTTTGCTGGGGAATTTCTTTTTTACATTAGATTAATCAATCATCTTAGATCAATCTATTTTCGAGAGAGGGTTACTCTAATTCACAGCGAGCGGCTGCTATTTTAGTTTATAATATTTTCTTAAACTATATAATTATTTTAGGTATATCATTCGTTTAGTAATCGATTGCCCATTTTTGAGTTGAGCTCGAACGAGATATACACCGGAAACGACCTTTTCGTTTGGTGTCCATGTGAACTTGCTGGTTGTAGAGGCGGTTTGTGAACCGCCATTTGTTTCTGAAAATTCTTGGTTTGCTATCGAGTTATGTGTTGGGGCTAGGTTTTCAGCATCGTCGATTTTTGAAATGAACCGGCCAGCTATGTCGAAGATTTCAATTTGTGTAGAAGCAGGATTTTGTGTTTTTACTGAAATCTGCACCGAGGAATTGAATGGATTTGGATAAGCGAAAATATTTAGGTCTTTGGGTTTCGATGGTAAAATATTTTCTTCTACCGGCGAAACTGGTCCACCTATTTTCATAAGCCAAAAATTATTTGTGCTATCGGAATAGGTTCTGCCAGCAAGGGCAATAGAACTATCTTCGAGCGCGATGATTCCATAACCGAGATCAGTTGCTGCTGTGCCATATGTATGAGTTTTTATTGTATCGCCCAGCTCGTCGATATAGAGTAGGAATACATCTTTATTGCCACTGTTGACCGTAGTTCCGATAGTAATGAATCCCTCTTCGACAGCGGTTATTTTTTCAGCGGAGAAATCGTTCATGCCCCCGAGATGGTTTGTAAAAACTGTATCGCCGTCAGCGGTAGCTTTCACGAGAAAAATACTTGTGAATAGGGGGATACCGAAAGAACGGGTTATCCCTGCCATAACTATTCCGCCATCCGATGATGGAATAATGGAGTTTATTTCGTCTGCATTTGCGCCACCATAGGGTT is a window encoding:
- a CDS encoding 2-C-methyl-D-erythritol 2,4-cyclodiphosphate synthase, producing MDYRIGQGYDIHKLAFGNKLVLGGVEIPFEKGSVAHSDGDALCHAIIDALFGAAALGDIGGHFPDSDKSLVGISSIVLLAETADQVKKHLWRINNIDATIILERPKLAEFIPAMREKIASVLRVQVEHINIKAKTSESLGDVGKSMAIEAQAVALLVR
- a CDS encoding nuclear transport factor 2 family protein; translated protein: MKKSIAMLGLIIVFVAFASNADKPKTNIELESLGEKLVVNLWEVLAKGDVETAEKMMAEGFQSVHKDGTRNIKEELSLIKGLDLSEYQLGDFLVTNNGPTILVTYNVTVSEIINTKRVPKNESMRMTVFVKTDNGWKWFAHANVNPLK
- a CDS encoding FAD-dependent thymidylate synthase produces the protein MRMAQKKKSELIDEKIKVLDKGFIRLVDYLGDDDRIVQAARVSYGKGTTTLRRDTQLIRYLYENQHTSPFEQVTFTFHIKLPIFVARQWIRHRTARLNEVSGRYSVLPEDYYIPDTSRICEQDNINRQGSGEQLPPEIQTQTVKTIDEACKRAFNTYTKLLEDGVSREIARIVLPLNTYTEWYWQMDLHNLFHFLKLRLDIHAQWEIRQYAKIIASIVEQVVPISYKAFEDYSLK
- a CDS encoding sodium:solute symporter translates to MAFKITVVLAYIAMIVAIGIIGLKKTRSFTDFFLGGRDVGPWLTAFTYGTAYFSAVLFIGFAGKIGWAFGLSAIWVAIGNTLIGTLGVWLILGKRIKQETVSRGVHTMPEYLDSRYNSKFLKYYSAVAIFVFLIPYTAAVFMGLSYLFEANFGLPYWAVLVFMGLFTAVYLVLGGYKSMTMVDFIFGMIMIIGVGVLLASCIIKGNGISGIVSQLRAIDPRLVESVGPPGIWPLFSIIFLTSVAPFAMPQLIQKFYAIRDDRSVKIGTIVSTVFALIVTGTAYFTGSLTRIFLSPAQNPSAFTANGSPNFDSLMPELLTYAIPNSLSVIILLLMLSASMSTLAALVLISSSTIVKDLYGGLAHERTTDRRSIFRFLSAGKRASDKRLIILMRIMTGVFVLLSVILAFLRPSVIVTILSISWGAVASVFLGPFIWGLLTKRAGKAGAIISSICGLGTCLTLFFVWGGPRASEAGAIGMMVSLGLGLLLVPFAKKEKA